In one Nocardioides luteus genomic region, the following are encoded:
- a CDS encoding NAD-dependent epimerase/dehydratase family protein, translating to MNSTYLVIGAGPVGATIAQQLAARGDRVRLLTRSGSGPVHESIERLRGDATDAETVTQAATGTRAVFHCMHGSAYAAATWRAELPRAEKVVLEAAGRAGAVVVFPESLYAYGHVTAPMTEQTPRNADFGKPAVRVELLRARDASPTPTVSVAASDFYGPLVRTAHAGERMVPTVLAGRTMRVLGDPDAPHSWTYVPDLGAAMIRAADEESLWDSFLHAPTAPAISQRALVRVYAEVAGVEAPPVGRIPTWALKAIGTVHGGTRELAEMVYQFDKPFVLDSSASESRLGLSPTPLETGAKATVDWWRTQA from the coding sequence ATGAACAGCACCTACCTCGTCATCGGCGCCGGCCCCGTCGGCGCGACCATCGCCCAGCAGCTCGCCGCGCGCGGCGACCGCGTACGCCTCCTCACCCGCTCCGGGAGCGGCCCGGTGCACGAGAGCATCGAGCGCCTCCGCGGCGATGCGACCGACGCCGAGACCGTCACGCAGGCGGCCACCGGCACCCGCGCCGTCTTCCACTGCATGCACGGCAGCGCCTACGCCGCCGCGACCTGGCGCGCCGAGCTCCCGCGCGCCGAGAAGGTCGTGCTCGAGGCCGCCGGTCGGGCCGGCGCCGTGGTCGTCTTCCCGGAGAGCCTCTACGCCTACGGCCACGTCACCGCGCCGATGACCGAGCAGACTCCGCGGAACGCCGACTTCGGCAAGCCCGCGGTGCGCGTCGAGCTGCTCCGCGCCCGCGACGCCTCCCCGACACCGACGGTCAGCGTCGCGGCCTCGGACTTCTACGGCCCGCTGGTGCGTACCGCCCACGCGGGCGAACGGATGGTGCCGACGGTGCTCGCCGGCCGCACCATGCGGGTGTTGGGCGACCCGGACGCGCCGCACTCGTGGACGTACGTCCCCGACCTCGGCGCCGCGATGATCAGGGCGGCCGACGAGGAGAGCCTGTGGGACTCCTTCCTGCACGCTCCGACCGCGCCGGCGATATCCCAGCGTGCTCTCGTCCGGGTCTACGCCGAGGTCGCCGGGGTCGAGGCGCCGCCGGTCGGCCGGATCCCCACCTGGGCGCTGAAGGCGATCGGGACGGTGCACGGCGGCACCCGGGAGCTGGCCGAGATGGTCTACCAGTTCGACAAGCCGTTCGTGCTCGACTCCTCGGCCAGCGAGTCCCGGCTCGGCCTGTCCCCCACCCCGCTCGAGACCGGGGCCAAGGCGACGGTGGACTGGTGGCGTACGCAGGCCTGA
- a CDS encoding pyruvate carboxylase: MFKKVLVANRGEIAIRAFRAGFELGAKTVAVFPYEDRGSEHRLKADEAYQIGELGHPIRAYLDPNAIVEVAKQSGADAIYPGYGFLSENPALAEACARAGITFIGPSAEVLTLTGNKATAIAAAKAAGVPTLQSVEPSTDVDELVSAASALPYPLFVKAVAGGGGRGMRRVDDPEKLREAVETCMREGEAAFGDPTVFIEQAVVEPRHIEVQILADGEGNVIHLFERDCSVQRRHQKVVEIAPAPNLDPELRERICADAVRFAKEIGYSCAGTVEFLLDPAGNYVFIEMNPRIQVEHTVTEEVTDVDLVRSQMRIAAGETLADLGLSQDSVQLRGAAMQCRITTEDPANNFRPDTGMITTYRSPGGAGIRVDGGTTYAGAEVSPHFDSMLAKLTCRGRTFEDAVTRARRAVAEFRIRGVATNIPFLQALLDDPDFIAGSITTSFIETHPQLLTARASGDRGTKLLTYLADVTVNQPHGAAPVSLHPSSKLPAVDLSVAPPAGSRDLLRELGPEGFAAALRAQEAVAVTDTTFRDAHQSLLATRVRTTDLLGVAGHVARLTPQLWSMEAWGGATYDVALRFLSEDPWERLAQLREAIPNINLQMLLRGRNTVGYTPYPTEVTDAFVSEAAETGIDVFRIFDALNDVSQMRPAIDAVRSTGTAVAEVALCYTGDLSSPDEKLYTLDYYLRLAEEIVSAGAHVLAIKDMAGLLRAPAARTLVTALRSRFDLPVHLHTHDTAGGQLATLTAAIEAGVDAVDAATASMAGTTSQPPLSSLVAATDHTPRATGLSLAAVNSLEPYWEAVRRVYAPFESGLPAPTGRVYRHEIPGGQLSNLRQQAIALGLGEKFEQIEDMYAAANQILGRVPKVTPSSKVIGDLALSLVAAGADPAAFEADPAAYDIPASVIGFLNGELGDPPGGWPEPFRSKAIAGRTWKEPSPSLSEEDAAGLKSDRRGTLNRLLFPGPTKDFTEARSKWGDVSVISTLDYLYGLREGEEHVVEISEGKTVIFGLTAVSEPDERGIRTVMATINGHLRPISVRDRSVAAEVAAAEKADPAVPGQVAAPFQGVVTISVAAGESVKAGDTVATIEAMKMEAAITAPIDGTVSRLAFSGTQSVDGGDLVLVLG, from the coding sequence ATGTTCAAGAAGGTGTTGGTTGCCAACCGCGGCGAGATCGCGATCCGAGCTTTCCGTGCCGGCTTCGAGCTCGGGGCCAAGACGGTCGCCGTGTTCCCCTACGAGGACCGGGGCTCAGAGCACCGGCTGAAGGCCGACGAGGCCTACCAGATCGGAGAGCTCGGTCATCCGATCCGGGCCTACCTCGATCCCAACGCGATCGTCGAGGTCGCCAAGCAGAGTGGCGCGGACGCCATCTACCCCGGCTACGGCTTCCTCTCCGAGAACCCGGCGCTGGCCGAGGCCTGCGCTCGGGCGGGGATCACGTTCATCGGGCCTTCGGCGGAGGTCCTCACGCTGACCGGCAACAAGGCCACCGCCATCGCGGCGGCGAAGGCTGCCGGCGTACCGACCCTTCAGTCCGTCGAGCCGTCGACCGACGTCGACGAGCTCGTCTCCGCGGCGTCCGCCCTTCCCTACCCGCTGTTCGTGAAGGCGGTCGCCGGTGGTGGCGGTCGCGGGATGCGTCGCGTCGACGACCCCGAGAAGCTCCGCGAGGCCGTGGAGACCTGTATGCGCGAGGGCGAGGCCGCCTTCGGCGACCCGACCGTCTTCATCGAGCAGGCCGTGGTCGAGCCGCGCCACATCGAGGTGCAGATCCTCGCCGACGGCGAGGGCAACGTCATCCACCTCTTCGAGCGTGACTGCTCCGTGCAGCGCCGCCACCAGAAGGTCGTCGAGATCGCGCCCGCGCCCAACCTCGACCCCGAGCTGCGCGAGCGCATCTGTGCGGACGCGGTGCGGTTCGCCAAGGAGATCGGCTACTCGTGCGCCGGCACCGTCGAGTTCCTGCTCGACCCCGCGGGCAACTACGTCTTCATCGAGATGAACCCGCGCATCCAGGTCGAGCACACCGTGACCGAGGAGGTCACCGACGTCGACCTGGTCCGCTCGCAGATGCGGATCGCCGCCGGCGAGACGCTGGCCGACCTCGGCCTGAGCCAGGACTCCGTGCAGCTGCGCGGCGCGGCGATGCAGTGCCGGATCACCACCGAGGACCCGGCCAACAACTTCCGCCCCGACACGGGCATGATCACCACCTACCGATCCCCCGGCGGCGCCGGGATCCGGGTCGACGGAGGCACGACGTACGCCGGCGCCGAGGTCTCGCCGCACTTCGACTCGATGCTCGCCAAGCTCACCTGCCGCGGGCGCACCTTCGAGGACGCCGTCACCCGCGCCCGCCGGGCCGTGGCGGAGTTCCGGATCCGCGGCGTCGCGACGAACATCCCGTTCCTGCAGGCGCTGCTCGACGACCCCGACTTCATCGCGGGCTCGATCACGACCTCGTTCATCGAGACCCATCCGCAGCTGCTGACCGCGCGGGCCTCCGGCGACCGCGGCACCAAGCTGCTCACCTACCTCGCCGACGTGACCGTCAACCAGCCGCACGGCGCTGCGCCGGTCTCGCTGCACCCGTCCTCGAAGCTGCCGGCGGTCGACCTGTCGGTCGCGCCTCCGGCGGGTTCGCGCGACCTGCTGCGCGAGCTCGGGCCGGAGGGCTTCGCGGCCGCGCTGCGTGCCCAGGAGGCGGTGGCGGTCACCGACACCACCTTCCGTGACGCCCACCAGTCGCTGCTCGCGACCCGGGTCCGCACCACCGACCTGCTCGGTGTCGCCGGCCACGTCGCGCGGCTGACGCCGCAGCTGTGGTCGATGGAGGCCTGGGGCGGGGCGACGTACGACGTGGCCCTGCGCTTCCTCTCCGAGGACCCGTGGGAGCGGCTGGCGCAGCTGCGCGAGGCGATCCCGAACATCAACCTGCAGATGCTGCTGCGCGGCCGCAACACGGTGGGCTACACGCCCTACCCGACCGAGGTCACCGACGCGTTCGTCTCGGAGGCCGCGGAGACCGGGATCGATGTGTTCCGGATCTTCGACGCGCTCAACGACGTCTCCCAGATGCGGCCGGCGATCGACGCGGTGCGTTCGACCGGGACCGCCGTCGCCGAGGTGGCGCTGTGCTACACCGGCGACCTCTCCTCGCCCGACGAGAAGCTCTACACGCTCGACTACTACCTGCGACTCGCCGAGGAGATCGTCTCGGCCGGGGCGCACGTGCTGGCGATCAAGGACATGGCCGGGCTGCTCCGGGCGCCTGCCGCGCGCACCCTGGTCACCGCGCTCCGCTCGCGCTTTGATCTGCCCGTCCACCTGCACACCCACGACACCGCCGGTGGCCAGCTGGCCACGCTGACGGCCGCGATCGAGGCCGGTGTCGACGCCGTCGACGCCGCCACCGCGTCCATGGCCGGCACCACCTCCCAGCCGCCGCTCTCCTCGCTGGTGGCGGCGACCGACCACACCCCGCGGGCCACCGGGCTCTCCCTGGCCGCGGTCAACTCGCTCGAGCCCTACTGGGAGGCCGTACGCCGCGTCTACGCGCCCTTCGAGTCCGGGCTGCCCGCGCCGACCGGCCGGGTCTACCGCCACGAGATCCCGGGCGGCCAGCTCTCCAACCTGCGCCAGCAGGCGATCGCGCTGGGGCTCGGCGAGAAGTTCGAGCAGATCGAGGACATGTACGCCGCGGCCAACCAGATCCTCGGCCGCGTCCCCAAGGTCACCCCCTCCTCGAAGGTCATCGGCGACCTGGCGCTCTCGCTCGTCGCCGCAGGTGCCGACCCGGCTGCGTTCGAGGCGGACCCGGCTGCGTACGACATCCCGGCCTCGGTCATCGGCTTCCTCAACGGGGAGCTCGGTGACCCGCCGGGCGGCTGGCCCGAGCCGTTCCGCAGCAAGGCGATCGCCGGTCGCACCTGGAAGGAGCCGTCGCCGTCCCTGTCGGAGGAGGACGCCGCCGGGCTGAAGTCGGACCGTCGTGGCACGCTCAACCGGCTGCTCTTCCCCGGCCCGACGAAGGACTTCACCGAGGCGCGCTCGAAGTGGGGCGACGTGTCGGTGATCTCGACCCTCGACTACCTCTACGGGCTGCGCGAGGGCGAGGAGCACGTCGTCGAGATCTCCGAGGGCAAGACGGTGATCTTCGGGCTCACCGCCGTCTCCGAGCCCGACGAGCGCGGCATCCGCACCGTCATGGCGACGATCAACGGCCACCTGCGCCCGATCAGCGTGCGGGACCGCTCCGTCGCGGCCGAGGTGGCCGCCGCCGAGAAGGCCGACCCTGCCGTTCCCGGCCAGGTCGCGGCGCCGTTCCAGGGTGTCGTCACCATCTCGGTCGCGGCCGGCGAGTCGGTCAAGGCCGGCGACACCGTCGCCACCATCGAGGCGATGAAGATGGAGGCCGCCATCACCGCACCCATCGACGGCACCGTCTCCCGCCTCGCCTTCTCCGGCACCCAGTCCGTCGACGGCGGCGACCTGGTGCTCGTGCTCGGCTGA
- a CDS encoding MFS transporter, with the protein MSMTQPGATAAPNDQSLLRRTVAASMAGTVVEWYDFFLYATASALVFAKVIMPATGNAYDAIIAAFVTYAIGFVARPLGGVVFGHIGDRLGRKYTLQLTIMLIGVATVLMGCLPTYGQIGLAAPIALVLLRFVQGLALGGEWGGAVLLVAEHAPDDKRATWAAWPQAAVPVGNLLATLVLTLMTITLSDAAFLAWGWRVAFWLSAVVVLVGYFIRRSVTDSPIFEEAKAEQGEAAAAGYGVFEVLRRYPLGVLKGMGLRFAENIMYYLVVSFSIVYLVEDQKMDQGALLGLIAIAHACHFFFILAVGRLADGVGRKPVYLVGAVLGATWGFWAFPMLDTKSNIAIVAALIAGLAIHALMYSTQPAIMAEMFPTRMRYSGISISYQVTSIFAGSLAPLLAIAWLKDTGTWTNTAIYLAVAGIITALVVLTLKETKGTSLRALDRADADREAAREVSPA; encoded by the coding sequence ATGTCCATGACACAGCCGGGCGCCACCGCCGCCCCCAACGACCAGAGCCTGCTCCGCAGGACCGTGGCGGCCTCCATGGCCGGCACGGTCGTGGAGTGGTACGACTTCTTCCTCTACGCCACCGCCTCGGCGCTCGTCTTCGCCAAGGTGATCATGCCGGCCACCGGCAACGCCTACGACGCGATCATCGCGGCCTTCGTCACCTACGCCATCGGGTTCGTCGCCCGCCCGCTGGGCGGCGTCGTCTTCGGCCACATCGGCGACCGCCTCGGCCGCAAGTACACGCTGCAGCTGACCATCATGCTGATCGGCGTCGCCACCGTGCTGATGGGCTGCCTGCCGACGTACGGCCAGATCGGCCTGGCGGCACCGATCGCGCTGGTGCTGCTGCGGTTCGTGCAGGGGCTCGCGCTGGGTGGTGAGTGGGGCGGGGCCGTCCTGCTGGTCGCCGAGCACGCCCCGGACGACAAGCGGGCGACCTGGGCCGCCTGGCCGCAGGCCGCGGTGCCGGTGGGCAACCTGCTCGCCACGCTGGTGCTCACGCTGATGACGATCACGCTCTCCGACGCCGCGTTCCTGGCCTGGGGCTGGCGCGTCGCCTTCTGGCTCTCGGCCGTCGTCGTCCTCGTCGGCTACTTCATCCGCCGCTCGGTCACCGACTCGCCGATCTTCGAGGAGGCGAAGGCCGAGCAGGGCGAGGCCGCTGCCGCCGGCTACGGCGTCTTCGAGGTGCTGCGTCGCTACCCGCTCGGGGTGCTGAAGGGCATGGGCCTGCGGTTCGCGGAGAACATCATGTACTACCTGGTGGTGTCGTTCTCGATCGTCTACCTGGTCGAGGACCAGAAGATGGACCAGGGCGCGCTGCTCGGTCTGATCGCGATCGCGCACGCCTGCCACTTCTTCTTCATCCTCGCCGTCGGCCGGCTCGCCGACGGAGTGGGCCGCAAGCCGGTCTACCTGGTCGGTGCGGTGCTCGGCGCGACCTGGGGCTTCTGGGCGTTCCCGATGCTCGACACCAAGAGCAACATCGCGATCGTGGCGGCGCTGATCGCCGGCCTGGCGATCCACGCGCTGATGTACTCCACCCAGCCCGCGATCATGGCCGAGATGTTCCCGACCCGGATGCGCTACTCCGGCATCTCGATCTCCTACCAGGTGACCTCGATCTTCGCCGGCTCGCTCGCGCCGCTGCTGGCCATCGCCTGGCTCAAGGACACCGGCACCTGGACCAACACCGCGATCTACCTCGCCGTGGCGGGCATCATCACCGCGCTCGTCGTGCTTACCCTGAAGGAGACGAAGGGCACCTCGCTGCGTGCGCTGGACCGGGCCGACGCCGACCGTGAGGCCGCACGCGAGGTGAGCCCGGCGTGA
- a CDS encoding LysR family transcriptional regulator has translation MPTTTPTPPSADQLLVLLEVARSGRFTTAARSLGLTHTTVSRNISALERALGGRVLVRGSDGWALTALGERAARAAEGVAESLARLAADEPADPVAGVVRMSTTDGFAAYIASPAVAALRQDHPELAVEIVTVTRQAAQHRSGVDIEVVVGEPAVMRGRALHLGEYELGLYASPGYLERHGAPATIEEAVRHRLVYFVDSMLQVDDLDIPRRLLPGIRDAVTSTNVFVHVEATRAGAGLGLLPCFMADRHPDLVRMLHEDIHQRLPYWAVVHPESWRRPAVAAVVGGLREQMAEQQDALLGRGTRPPTGR, from the coding sequence ATGCCCACGACCACGCCGACGCCGCCGTCCGCCGACCAGCTGCTGGTGCTGCTGGAGGTCGCCCGCAGCGGCCGCTTCACCACGGCCGCCCGCTCGCTCGGCCTGACCCACACGACGGTCAGCCGCAACATCTCCGCGCTCGAGCGTGCTCTCGGCGGCCGGGTCCTGGTGCGCGGCTCCGACGGGTGGGCGCTGACCGCCCTCGGCGAGCGCGCGGCGCGGGCGGCCGAGGGTGTCGCCGAGTCGCTGGCCCGGCTGGCCGCGGACGAGCCCGCCGACCCGGTGGCCGGCGTGGTCAGGATGTCGACGACCGACGGGTTCGCTGCGTACATCGCCTCACCGGCGGTCGCCGCGCTCCGGCAGGACCACCCCGAGCTCGCGGTCGAGATCGTCACCGTGACCCGGCAGGCGGCGCAGCACCGCTCCGGCGTCGACATCGAGGTGGTGGTCGGCGAGCCGGCGGTCATGCGTGGCCGCGCGCTCCACCTGGGCGAGTACGAGCTCGGCCTCTACGCCTCCCCCGGCTACCTGGAGCGCCACGGCGCCCCGGCCACGATCGAGGAGGCCGTACGCCACCGCCTGGTCTACTTCGTCGACTCGATGCTCCAGGTCGACGACCTCGACATCCCCCGGCGGCTGCTGCCCGGCATCCGCGACGCCGTCACCTCGACGAACGTGTTCGTCCACGTGGAGGCGACCCGCGCGGGAGCCGGCCTCGGCCTGCTCCCCTGCTTCATGGCCGACCGCCATCCCGACCTCGTCCGGATGCTCCACGAGGACATCCACCAGCGGCTGCCCTACTGGGCCGTCGTGCACCCCGAATCCTGGCGCCGGCCGGCCGTGGCCGCCGTCGTGGGCGGCCTGCGCGAGCAGATGGCCGAGCAGCAGGACGCCCTGCTCGGCCGGGGGACGCGTCCACCGACTGGGCGGTAA
- a CDS encoding acetyl/propionyl/methylcrotonyl-CoA carboxylase subunit alpha produces the protein MEEFSLSKPLTKVLIANRGEIAVRVIRACKDAGIGSVAIYADPDRDALFVRLADESYSLGGATPAESYLSIEKIIDVARQSGADSVHPGYGFLAENADFAQAVIDAGLTWIGPSPEAIDALGDKAKAKQIALKAGAPLAPGLKDPVKDASEIVSFAEEYGLPVAIKAVFGGGGRGLKVARTLEEIPELYESAVREAVGAFGRGECLVEKFLDKPRHVETQCLADKHGNVVVVSTRDCSLQRRHQKLVEEAPAPFLTDEQNKRLYESSKAILREAGYVGAGTCEFLVAADGTISFLEVNTRLQVEHCVSEEVTGIDLVREMFRIAAGEELGYDDPEVRGHSIEFRINAEDGGNNFMPAPGTLTEWAPPAGPGVRLDGGYEKGETIPGSFDSLIAKLIVSGRDRTQALERSRRALDEFKVDGMPTVIPFHQAVVNDPAYTAENGSFDVYTTWIETDFDNQIQPYAGAAGEAEEAGERQTVVVEVGGKRLSVSLPAGLGGLAAGGGTSAAKKPKRSAKKAGAAASGDSVTSPMQGTIVKIAVEEGQEVAEGDVVVVIEAMKMEQPLKAHKAGVITGLSATVGETVTNGAVIAEIK, from the coding sequence ATGGAGGAGTTCTCGTTGAGCAAGCCACTGACAAAGGTCCTGATCGCCAACCGCGGTGAGATCGCCGTCCGAGTGATCCGCGCGTGCAAGGACGCCGGCATCGGCTCCGTAGCGATCTACGCGGACCCCGACCGTGACGCGCTCTTCGTGCGCCTGGCCGATGAGTCCTACTCACTCGGCGGAGCCACGCCGGCGGAGTCCTACCTGTCCATCGAGAAGATCATCGATGTGGCGCGCCAGTCCGGTGCTGACTCGGTCCACCCGGGCTACGGCTTCCTCGCGGAGAACGCCGACTTCGCCCAGGCCGTGATCGACGCCGGCCTGACCTGGATCGGTCCCTCGCCCGAGGCGATCGACGCGCTCGGCGACAAGGCGAAGGCCAAGCAGATCGCGCTGAAGGCGGGCGCCCCGCTGGCCCCGGGCCTCAAGGACCCGGTCAAGGACGCCTCCGAGATCGTCTCCTTCGCCGAGGAGTACGGCCTCCCGGTCGCCATCAAGGCGGTCTTCGGTGGTGGTGGTCGCGGCCTCAAGGTCGCCCGCACCCTCGAGGAGATCCCCGAGCTCTACGAGTCGGCCGTGCGCGAGGCCGTCGGTGCCTTCGGTCGTGGCGAGTGCCTGGTCGAGAAGTTCCTCGACAAGCCGCGCCACGTCGAGACCCAGTGTCTGGCCGACAAGCACGGCAACGTGGTCGTCGTCTCCACCCGCGACTGCTCGCTGCAGCGTCGCCACCAGAAGCTGGTCGAGGAGGCCCCCGCGCCGTTCCTGACCGACGAGCAGAACAAGCGCCTCTACGAGTCCTCCAAGGCGATCCTGCGCGAGGCCGGCTACGTCGGCGCGGGCACCTGTGAGTTCCTCGTCGCCGCCGACGGCACCATCTCCTTCCTCGAGGTCAACACCCGCCTCCAGGTCGAGCACTGCGTCTCCGAGGAGGTCACCGGCATCGACCTCGTCCGCGAGATGTTCCGCATCGCCGCTGGTGAGGAGCTGGGTTACGACGACCCCGAGGTCCGCGGCCACTCCATCGAGTTCCGCATCAACGCCGAGGACGGCGGCAACAACTTCATGCCCGCCCCCGGCACCCTGACCGAGTGGGCGCCGCCTGCCGGGCCTGGTGTCCGGTTGGACGGTGGCTACGAGAAGGGCGAGACCATCCCGGGCTCGTTCGACTCGCTGATCGCCAAGCTGATCGTCTCCGGCCGCGACCGCACCCAGGCGCTGGAGCGCTCGCGTCGTGCGCTCGACGAGTTCAAGGTCGACGGCATGCCGACCGTCATCCCGTTCCACCAGGCCGTCGTCAACGACCCGGCCTACACCGCCGAGAACGGCTCCTTCGACGTCTACACGACCTGGATCGAGACCGACTTCGACAACCAGATCCAGCCGTACGCCGGTGCTGCCGGTGAGGCTGAGGAAGCCGGCGAGCGCCAGACCGTCGTGGTCGAGGTCGGCGGCAAGCGCCTCTCGGTCTCGCTGCCCGCCGGGCTCGGTGGCCTCGCTGCCGGCGGTGGCACCAGCGCCGCGAAGAAGCCGAAGCGCTCCGCCAAGAAGGCCGGCGCCGCCGCCTCCGGCGACTCCGTCACCTCGCCGATGCAGGGCACCATCGTCAAGATCGCCGTCGAGGAGGGCCAGGAGGTCGCCGAGGGTGACGTCGTCGTGGTCATCGAGGCGATGAAGATGGAGCAGCCCCTCAAGGCCCACAAGGCCGGCGTCATCACCGGCCTGAGCGCCACCGTGGGCGAGACCGTCACCAACGGGGCGGTCATCGCCGAGATCAAGTAG
- a CDS encoding TetR/AcrR family transcriptional regulator, with protein MTATSRDGTPRERARAQTMDEIVRIGREHLAVHGAAALSLRAVARDLGVVSSAVYRYVKNRDELLTLLLVSGYDELGDAVDAAVAAAPEDDHRAQFLALGRAVRTWALAEPATYALLFGSPVPGYAAPDERTSVPGTRVPTAMLRVCAGALAAGRLIVPEGDGGISPELTVGLQGIRDQLGLDLPDAALTRGVLVWTSLFGRVSFEVFGQFGPDRFGDPAGLFEIHLAVMADELGLYPHDNSGRSPR; from the coding sequence ATGACAGCCACCTCACGAGACGGCACCCCACGCGAGCGGGCGCGGGCGCAGACCATGGACGAGATCGTCCGGATCGGCCGCGAGCACCTGGCGGTCCACGGCGCCGCCGCGCTCTCGCTGCGCGCGGTCGCCCGCGACCTCGGGGTGGTCTCCTCGGCGGTCTACCGCTACGTGAAGAACCGCGACGAGCTGCTGACCCTGCTCCTCGTCTCCGGCTACGACGAGCTCGGCGACGCCGTCGACGCGGCCGTCGCGGCCGCCCCCGAGGACGACCACCGCGCCCAGTTCCTGGCGCTCGGCCGCGCGGTCAGGACCTGGGCGCTCGCCGAGCCGGCGACGTACGCGCTGCTGTTCGGGTCGCCCGTGCCCGGCTACGCCGCGCCCGACGAGCGCACCAGCGTGCCCGGCACCCGCGTGCCGACCGCGATGCTGCGGGTGTGTGCCGGTGCGCTCGCCGCCGGCCGGCTGATCGTGCCGGAGGGAGACGGCGGGATCTCGCCCGAGCTCACCGTGGGGCTCCAGGGCATCCGCGACCAGCTCGGTCTCGATCTGCCCGATGCCGCGCTCACCCGCGGCGTACTCGTCTGGACCAGCCTCTTCGGCCGCGTCAGCTTCGAGGTGTTCGGCCAGTTCGGCCCCGACCGCTTCGGCGACCCGGCCGGTCTCTTCGAGATCCATCTGGCCGTGATGGCGGACGAGCTCGGGTTGTACCCTCACGACAACAGCGGCCGTTCACCGAGGTAA
- a CDS encoding 3-hydroxybutyrate dehydrogenase → MNSATAVSGAVDSGRTLQGRRALVTGGASGIGAAVARELAARGARVVVADVAGDDAHALAEEIGGEAWVVDLTATHELDDLSLEVDVLVNNAGIQRVSPIEKFDPDDFRRIHSIMLVAPFLLVRAALPHMYANGWGRIVNISSVHGLVASPFKSAYVSAKHGLEGLSKVTALEGGPHGVTSVCINPGYVRTPLVEKQIADQAKVHDIPEDEVLEKVLLQDAAVKRLVEPDEVGSLVGWLTGPDASMVSGASWAIDGGWSAR, encoded by the coding sequence GTGAACTCGGCCACGGCTGTCTCGGGCGCCGTCGATTCCGGTCGTACGCTCCAGGGCCGGCGGGCCCTGGTCACCGGCGGTGCGTCGGGGATCGGCGCGGCGGTGGCCCGCGAGCTCGCCGCCCGCGGCGCGCGGGTCGTCGTCGCCGACGTGGCCGGCGACGACGCCCACGCCCTCGCCGAGGAGATCGGCGGCGAGGCGTGGGTGGTCGACCTGACCGCGACCCACGAGCTCGACGACCTCAGCCTCGAGGTCGACGTCCTGGTCAACAACGCCGGCATCCAGCGGGTGAGTCCGATCGAGAAGTTCGACCCCGACGACTTCCGCAGGATCCACTCGATCATGCTCGTCGCGCCGTTCCTGCTGGTCAGGGCCGCGTTGCCGCACATGTACGCCAACGGTTGGGGCCGCATCGTCAACATCTCCTCCGTGCACGGCCTGGTTGCCTCCCCCTTCAAGAGCGCCTACGTCTCGGCCAAGCACGGTCTGGAGGGACTCTCGAAGGTCACCGCCCTCGAGGGCGGCCCGCACGGCGTGACCAGCGTCTGCATCAACCCCGGCTACGTGCGTACGCCGCTGGTGGAGAAGCAGATCGCCGACCAGGCCAAGGTGCACGACATCCCCGAGGACGAGGTCCTGGAGAAGGTGCTGCTGCAGGACGCCGCCGTGAAGCGGCTGGTCGAGCCGGACGAGGTCGGCTCGCTGGTCGGCTGGCTCACCGGCCCTGACGCCTCGATGGTCTCCGGCGCCTCGTGGGCCATCGACGGCGGCTGGAGCGCCCGCTAG